From Ascochyta rabiei chromosome 16, complete sequence, the proteins below share one genomic window:
- a CDS encoding ATP synthase f chain, mitochondrial precursor produces MSFIQRRALSTLIPPKIASPNAIGSSPNAVRMQKVVSFYEKLPRGAAPEVQAKGLLGRYQKKYMGKNASGRPLVHIIGALIALGYAQNYYFHLRHHKNNVHH; encoded by the exons ATGAGCTTCATCCAGCGCCGCGCCCTCTCCACCCTGATCCCCCCCAAG ATCGCATCTCCCAAT GCTATCGGCTCCTCCCCCAACGCCGTCCGCATGCAGAAGGTCGTGAGCTTCTACGAGAAGCTCCCCCGTGGCGCTGCCCCCGAGGTCCAGGCCAAGGGTCTCCTCGGCCGCTACCAGAAGAAGTACATGGGCAAGAACGCTTCAGGCAGGC CGCTCGTCCACATCATCGGCGCCCTGATTGCCCTCGGCTACGCACAGAACTACTACTTCCACTTGC GCCACCACAAGAACAACGTCCACCACTAG
- a CDS encoding ndufs4 NADH dehydrogenase Fe-S protein subunit, translating into MSALPRSMGSRLLAPALRPSATRSLALAPAPAYRTYATNEDAPHHHKTTPKDAPAVKLTSDSTQIRKEGAAEGMRHAPDYNVAADYRTSNFSPIPKRVMDGSEPGESVAAAVLSGAPVDLQARQVRIYKPAKTATQSGDWTSERWLMDWDVLAKGHRWENPLMGWASSADFMNGLRIEFKSKQDAINFANKQGYEYFVQEPNVRKFVPKAYANNFTHVPGKLKQVRTK; encoded by the exons ATGTCTGCCCTGCCCCGGTCAATGGGCTCGCGCCTGCTCGCGCCCGCCCTGCGCCCCTCAGCCACACGCTCTCTCGCTCTCGCTCCCGCTCCCGCATACCGCACCTACGCGACCAACGAGGATGCTCCCCACCACCACAAGACGACGCCCAAAGATGCGCCCGCCGTCAAGCTCACAAGCGACTCCACCCAGATCAGGAAGGAGGGCGCCGCCGAGGGCATGAGGCACGCCCCCGACTACAACGTCGCCGCCGACTACCGAACCTC CAACTTCTCCCCCATCCCCAAGCGCGTCATGGACGGCAGTGAGCCTGGCGAGAGCGTTGCTGCCGCTGTCCTTTCCGGCGCCCCAGTCGACCTCCAGGCCCGCCAAGTTCG CATCTACAAGCCCGCCAAGACCGCCACACAGTCGGGCGACTGGACCTCGGAGCGCTGGCTCATGGACTGGGACGTGCTCGCCAAGGGCCACCGGTGGGAGAACCCTCTCATGGGCTGGGCGTCCTCGGCCGACTTCATGAACGGACTGCGAATCGAGTTCAAGTCCAAGCAGGATGCCATCAACTTTGCCAACAAGCAGGGCTACGAGTACTTTGTCCAGGAGCCCAATGTTCGCAAGTTTGTCCCCAAGGCCTACGCCAACAACTTTACACACGTTCCCGGCAAGTTGAAGCAGGTCAGGACAAAGTAG